The nucleotide window GGCGATGTCGGCGATGGTGTACTGGTCGCCCGCCAGCCATTCGTGCTTCGACAACTGCGTGTCGATCACGCCGTACAGGCGCCTGGCTTCATTGGTGTAGCGGTTGACCGCGTATTCGATCTTCTCGGGCGCATAGATGCGGAAGTGGTGCGCCTGGCCCAGCATCGGGCCCACGCCGCCCATCTGGAACATCAGCCACTGCAGCGCCTCGTACTTGCCGCGCACGTCCCCGGGCAGGAACTTGCCGGTCTTGCCGGCCAGGTAGAGCAGGATGGCGCCCGATTCGAACAGCGAGATCGGCTTTCCATCGGGGCCCTCCGGGTCGACGATGGCGGGAATCTTGTTGTTGGGGCTGATCTTCAGGAAGTCTTCGCCGAACTGGTCGCCGGCGCCGATGTTGATCGGGTGGACCTTGTACTCCAGTCCGCATTCCTCCAGCATGATGTGGACTTTGTGGCCATTGGGCGTGGCCCAGCTGTAGACGTCGATCATTGCAGGGATCTCCTGGCTGCATTCATGGGAACGGCCACATCAACCACTGACGTGGCGAACCGCGCGATTTAAGCACAGAAGAAAAAAACGCGCAGCCAGGCTGCGCGTTTTCCATATTGCCGGCAGGGGCAGGCCCCGACGGCGCGTTGCGGCGCGCTCAGAAGCCGCGTGCCACCGGCATCTTGATGCTGTCCGGGTTGACGTTCATGTGCTTGGCCAGCTCCAGCTTGGCGATGGCGTTGCGGTGCACCTCGTCCGGGCCATCGGCCAGGCGCAGCGTGCGCTGGTGCGCCCACCAGTTGGCCAGCGGGAAGTCGCTGGAAACGCCGGCGGCGCCATGGACCTGGATGGCCCAGTCGATCACCTTCAGCGCCACGTTGGGCGCCACCACCTTGATCATGGCGATCTCGGCCTTGGCCACCTTGTTGCCGACCGTGTCCATCATGTAGGCGGCCTTGAGCGTCAGCAGGCGCGCCATCTCGATCTCGCAGCGGGCTTCGGCGATGCGCTCCTGCGTCACGCCCTGGCTCGACACCGGCTTGCCGAACGCGACGCGCGACAGCGCGCGCTTGCACAGCAGTTCCAGCGCGCGCTCGGCCACGCCGATGCTGCGCATGCAGTGGTGGATGCGGCCCGGGCCGAGGCGGCCCTGCGCGATCTCGAAGCCGCGGCCTTCGCCCAGCAGGATGTTCGAGACCGGCACGCGCACGTTCTTCAGCTCGATCTCCATATGGCCGTGCGGCGCGTCGTCATAGCCGAACACCGGCAGGAAGCGCTTGATGGTGATGCCCGGGGTATCGGCCGGCACCACCACCATCGACTGCTGCTCATGGCGGCCGGCGTCGGGATCGGTCTTGCCCATCACGATGTAGACCTTGCAGCGCGGGTCGCCGGCGCCCGACGACCACCACTTGGTGCCGTTGATCACGTAGTGGTCGCCATCGCGCTCGATGCGGCATTCGATATTGGTCGCATCCGACGAAGCCACGGCCGGCTCGGTCATCAGGAAGGCCGAGCGGATCTCGCCGGCCAGCAGCGGCTCCAGCCACTTGTCCTTCAGTTCTTCCGACGCGTAGCGCTCCAGCGTTTCCATGTTGCCGGTGTCCGGGGCGGCGCAGTTGAACACCTCGGGCGACCAGGGCACCCGGCCCATGATCTCGCACAGCGTGGCGTATTCCAGGTTCGACAGGCCCTGCGGGGCGCGCGGCGAGCGCGGCAGGAACAGGTTCCACAAGCCGGCGGCGCGCGCCAGCGGCTTCAGCTCCTCGATCACCTTGGTCGGGATCCAGGCGTTGCCGGCGCGGCGGTTGGCGTCGATCTCCTCGGCGAAGCGCTTTTCGTTCGGATAGATGTGCTGGTCGAAGAAGGCCAGCAGCTTGGCCTGCATCTCCTTGACCTTCGGGCTGTACTCGAAATCCATGTGGTCTCCTCGCTACGGGATCGGTGGGCGCCGGGTGTCACCGGCGCCGGTTTGGCTTCGTCTAAGGGCAATAACTCTGCCGATGGAATGCACTCTATCTGAAAGCCGGTAATTAGAAAAATGAATTTACTGGATTTGCCAGTATCAATTCCCTGCATTCCGTGCCAGAATCACCAGCATGCAGCTCTCCCGCATCGACCTCAACCTCTTCGTCGTGTTCGACGCCATCTACAGCGAAGGCAGCATCACCGCGGCCGCGCGCCAGCTCAACCTGACGCAGCCGGCGGTCAGCCACGCGCTGGGGCGGCTGCGCACGCTGTTCGACGATCCGCTGTTCGAGCGGCGCGGCCAGGGCATGGCGCCCACGCCGCTGGCCCGTTCGCTGGCGGCCGAGGTACGCAGCGCGCTGCAATCGTTCGCGCGCACGCTGCAGGACACGCCGCACTTCGACCCCACCAACACCGTGCGCCGCTTCACCATCGGCATGCGCGACGCGCTCGAGTCGACGCTGCTGCCGCCGCTGATGAGCCGCGTCACGGCGATGGCGCCGCAGGTGGAAATCGCGGCGATCCGCTTCGACCGGCGCGAGATGGAATCGGAACTGCTGGCCGGCACCATCGACGCCGCGCTCGATATCCTGCTGCCGGTGTCGCCGGCGATCCACCATGCGCCATTCATGGCCGACCCGATGGTGGTGCTGGCGCGGCGCGACCATCCGCTGGTGAAGAAGGAGCTGACGCTGGAGCGCTACCTGGCGGCCGAGCACGTGCACGTGTCGTCGCGGCGGCGCGGGGCCGGGCTGGAAGACCAGGCACTGCATCGCATGGGGCTGACCCGGCGCGTGCGGCTGCGCTGCCAGCATTACGCCGCGGCGTGCCGCGTGGTCAGCTGCACCGACCTGCTGGCCACGCTGCCGCTGCGCTATGCGCGCATCGCCAACGAGCCCTATGCCAACCGGCTACTGTCGCTGCCGTTCAAGGTGCCGTCGCTGGAGCTGCACCTGTACTGGCACGCGGGCGGCGAGAACGACGGCGCCAACCGCTGGCTGCGCGAGCAGCTGATGGCGGTGATGGCCTCGCTCGGCAGCGGCATGGCCGACGTGGCCGCGGCGGGCTGACGGCGCGCACTGGCACGGCGACAATCCGCCCGGGTGCGGCGCGCGCGGGTCACACGTAAGCAATTGTTCTCGGGCTAGACCCTCGCGGTCGCGGCCCATACCATCGTCCCGTCTTTCTGCCCCGGCGCCATCACAGCGAGCCCGTGCTGCACGGTGGCCCGCGATGGATGTCGCGCCGGCTGTCCGCGATCGCGGATCCCGCGGGCAGACCCATTCGCCGAACTCCACCACGACGACTCAGACCGATGACCGGGAAACGCTTGCCTGCCGATTGCCAATCGAACCCTCTGCGCCGCGCGCCGCGCACCACGCTGGCCCTGACCACGCTCTGTACCGCCGCCGCGCTGGCGCTGGCCGCCTGCGGCGGTGGCGATGGCGGTGACGGTGGCACGCCGGCAAGCGCCGCAGGCGGGTCCGCCCC belongs to Cupriavidus taiwanensis and includes:
- a CDS encoding glutathione binding-like protein — its product is MIDVYSWATPNGHKVHIMLEECGLEYKVHPINIGAGDQFGEDFLKISPNNKIPAIVDPEGPDGKPISLFESGAILLYLAGKTGKFLPGDVRGKYEALQWLMFQMGGVGPMLGQAHHFRIYAPEKIEYAVNRYTNEARRLYGVIDTQLSKHEWLAGDQYTIADIATFPWLRSWQNQGVELDDYPHLKRWFNEIAERPAVKRGVEVLASARKALQDDKAREVLFGATQYKRH
- a CDS encoding acyl-CoA dehydrogenase family protein, producing MDFEYSPKVKEMQAKLLAFFDQHIYPNEKRFAEEIDANRRAGNAWIPTKVIEELKPLARAAGLWNLFLPRSPRAPQGLSNLEYATLCEIMGRVPWSPEVFNCAAPDTGNMETLERYASEELKDKWLEPLLAGEIRSAFLMTEPAVASSDATNIECRIERDGDHYVINGTKWWSSGAGDPRCKVYIVMGKTDPDAGRHEQQSMVVVPADTPGITIKRFLPVFGYDDAPHGHMEIELKNVRVPVSNILLGEGRGFEIAQGRLGPGRIHHCMRSIGVAERALELLCKRALSRVAFGKPVSSQGVTQERIAEARCEIEMARLLTLKAAYMMDTVGNKVAKAEIAMIKVVAPNVALKVIDWAIQVHGAAGVSSDFPLANWWAHQRTLRLADGPDEVHRNAIAKLELAKHMNVNPDSIKMPVARGF
- a CDS encoding LysR family transcriptional regulator; amino-acid sequence: MQLSRIDLNLFVVFDAIYSEGSITAAARQLNLTQPAVSHALGRLRTLFDDPLFERRGQGMAPTPLARSLAAEVRSALQSFARTLQDTPHFDPTNTVRRFTIGMRDALESTLLPPLMSRVTAMAPQVEIAAIRFDRREMESELLAGTIDAALDILLPVSPAIHHAPFMADPMVVLARRDHPLVKKELTLERYLAAEHVHVSSRRRGAGLEDQALHRMGLTRRVRLRCQHYAAACRVVSCTDLLATLPLRYARIANEPYANRLLSLPFKVPSLELHLYWHAGGENDGANRWLREQLMAVMASLGSGMADVAAAG